The Pseudomonadota bacterium genomic interval CCGCGTATCATTGCTGCCGGCTTGCTGGCAGGCCTGGTCCTGTGGCTTCTGTCACAGGTTCTTGCACCCTGGTTTGGAGGAACCCTGTGGGTCAGGATTCTGGCCCTGGGCGGTCTGGTCGGTGGCGGGGCATGCACCTATTTTGGTGCGGCCCAGGTTCTGGGGGCCTTTCGCCTGCAGGACATCCGGTCCCTGATGAAAAACCGTCAGGAAACGTCCGCCCCCCCGGCTGTCTAGGGTCCTGCCACCTGCACCCTGTTCCTGCCGGCATTCTTGGCGGCATACATGGCGTCGTCAGCCCTTTTTATAATGGATTCAGCAGTATCATCCTGTTCCTTTCCGGTCACGCCGATGCTGATGGTCACAGCAACCTCGCTCCCCGCCCCCTGGATCCGGAAAGGTGTTTCCGCCACAAGCCGGCGCAGGCGCTCGGCCACGGCTGTGGCGTCTTCCAGTCCCGTATCCAGCATGACCACAAGGAATTCCTCGCCCCCGATCCGGGCGGCCAGGTCAAAGCTGCGCAGGTTGCTGTTGATCCGGCGTCCCAGCTCCTGGAGGACGCGGTCACCCACAGGATGGCCCAGGCTGTCGTTGACCTTCTTGAAATGGTCCACGTCGATCATCATGACCGTCAAGGGTTTCTGCTTTTCCCGGGCCTGTTCCATCAGGCGGGGCAGATGGACGTTCACATACCGCCGGTTAAAGGTTTCCGTCAGGGGATCGATCAGGGCCAGTGACAGGCTGCGTTCATAGTTCAGACGCAGCCGGTCCTGGTAACGGCGGCGGCGGACCTGGGTCCGTACCCGGGCCAGAAGCTCGTTCCGGTCCACGGGGCGGATCAGATAGTCGTTGATCCCGATCTCCAGGGCGCGGGTGATGCGGTCCGTCTCATCCTCGTTCACCACCAGAAGGATGGGGGTATGCCGGGTCCTGTCATCCGAGCGCACGGCCGAGCAGAACCGCAGGCTCTCGTCCCCGCTTCCGGCCAGGTCGCAGATGACCAGGTCATAGTTCTCGTACTGGAAACTGTCGCCGGCGTCACAGGTATGGTTGTAGACCAGAACCCTGTGCTGGTCTGTCTGCAGGATTTCCTGCATTTTTCCCGCATCCACAGGCCGGTCGCAGATCAGCATGACGCGGGCCTCCCGGGGATTGTCATCCTGATACGTTCCGCCCCCTTCGGCCAGGCCGAAGTGTTCGGACGTGCTTTCCCGCATGCGCCATTCATCCATCATCATTTTCAGACGCACGAGCGAACGGATCCGGGCGAACAGGGCGCTGTCGCGGACAGGCTTGGTCAGGAAGTCGTCTGCTCCTGCCTCCAGACCTTTTACCCGGTCAGCAATATCCGACAGGGCCGTGACCATGATGACGGGAATATGGGCGGTGAAGGGATTGGCCCGGATCCGGCGGCAGACCTCAAAACCATCCATGCCGGGCATCATGACGTCCAGCAGGACAATGTCCGGCTTTTCCTTTTCAATTTTGTCCAGCGCTTCCTGCCCGCCGGAAGCCGGGATGACCTCGAAATACTCCGCGGCCAGCTTGGCAGACAGCAGCTTGACGTTCAGCAGGATATCATCAACAACAAGGACACGCGCCGACATGCCAACCTCTGTAACACCATGAACAGGTGCCTCTCATCTCCTGATAGCACAGAAAAAGCTTATTAAAGGTTAAGGTGGTCCGGACCCTACGGTTTGAATTTCCCCACAATTTGTTTTACCCACTGTGCAACTTGGTCTGTGAGGCCGGGGTGTCCCTTGCGAAATTCGTCCCGGGCCGCCGGTTCCAGCGTTTGCGCGGCTTCTTCTGCCCTGTCGGCGAGCCGGCCGGCGCTGTGCACGGACAGGAACGGGGTGATATTTCTCCCGTTGTCCGGCCCTGTTTCCAGATCCCGGACAAGAGCACGGGATCCTGACGCAATATCGGCCAGCATCCGGGCCATGGCCTTCTGCCCTTCTTCTGTCGGGAGAGGTTTCTCCCCGGCCACGTTGACGATATATACAGCCGCCGCCAGCCGGGCCATGGGAGAAAGACCCGGATCGCTGATGGCAAAAGAGGATTCAGGAACCTGGCCTGTATACAGCCTGTCACACCATTTCCAGGCCTTGGCGCGGGCATACTCTGTAGGGCTGAAATCCTTCAGGATCCCGGGATCTGTTTCCAGGAAACAGGCGAGCAGGGGTTTTTCCAGCGTCACCTGCCCTGCGGAGACAGGCATGGCAGCGTGGATCCTCTTCTCCGCCAGCAGGTCCAGCAATCCATTTATGGCTTGGCGGGCGGCTCCTGCGGAAAGGATCTGGATGTCACTGGCTGCCCTGTCGCACAGCTCAAAAAGGGCAGATCTGTATCTGTCAGATCTCCAGGAAAAATCCAGAACAGTCCCGACTGTTTTCGCATAAAGCGGATCAGCCAGCCAGTGACCCCGGATTTCTTTCATGAAGTCCAGGCTTGCCGGGCCGGACAAAAGCTCATGCCGGCCCGTCAGTCTCTGCTGACCCAGCCATGTGTCCAGGGCTGTTACGGCATGAAGATAGTATCCACCGGCATCAATCGCCCGGAAAAACTGTCCCAGGGTGGCGGACATTTCAGCTGCAGTCTCTGGCATCATGGTGACGTTCCAGAAAAATCTTCCGGTACGGGCCTGCGCGGCTGTGGACGGATCATAGTCAGGCAGGCTGAATTTCATGCCCAGGATATCGCACAGGGCCTTGACCAGGGACGGAATGACGACCCTGCAGAAGTACTGCCCGTTCTGTTTGCTGGATTCACTGATGCAGGACCCCAGTATGTCAAGGGACGATGTGGTCGCATGCAGGCTCCATGCGCACTCGGGGCTGACCGGAAACTGCTTTTTTGCAGCCTCCATTTCCGCCTTTTCACTTTCAGAAACAAATTCCTTCACAAAGTGGCACCCCAGGTTTGACAGGGCTGCCCACAGCTCGATCCTGGTGCGGGGAAAGCGCTCCCACTCCATGGCGCCCTGGATCAGGATCTCCACGACCCGGGTCTGGATTTCCCGGGGTCTCATGGCGCCTTCTCCCATGGGCTGACCCGTTCTTTCTTCCCACAGGGCGGCAACAGCAGGCCCGATCTGCTCCAGAAAAGCGGCAAGGTCTCCCTCAAAGGACAGAAACGCCCGGTTCTGGATGTTATGGATGAATTCATGACAGACAGTCAGCAGCAGCTCCGGATGGGCATGCCCCTTTTCCGAAGCTAGGAGAAGGGGGCTGAGGTGCATCCCCCTGTCACTCCATCCCGGATGCACTCTCCCGTATTGGCTGATCATGGAATATTCGGGAAATTTCGCAGGCTTTTCCGGTGGCGCATTGCTCATCAGGGCCTGCGACATCCATCCCCGGCCATCGGACGCGGGCTCAAATTCTTCATCCAGTGTGCCAAAGCGGATCTCTCCGGCCGGAGCCACAGTCTCATCCCGTTCAGGAAACAGCAGCTCAAACAGCCGGGAGTATGTGGTGACGCCACCTGTAACCAGTGTTTCCAGAGCCCGTACAACTTCCCCATATCTGCTTTCAGGCATGATGTTGTCTATCCCGGCAAGGGAGCACGGTGTGGCGCCGCAACGGTTTCTGCCGCTTCGGAACTGTTCTGGTCCAAGGCGCTGCGCACAAGGATACGGAATTCATTTGCCGCCTCATACTGCTCTGGTTCCCAGGATCTCAAGGGTTCAGACCAGGATTCAGGAAAGCAGGCCGCCAGGGGTTTTTGTAGCATTGCAGTGCCGACAGTCACCGGGACAGCAACATCCATCATCCCGCTTGCCGAAAGCATGAGCAGGAAGTTGTCCCGTGCAATCCGGACCTGGTCCGGGGGAAGCGCATCAATGTCCCGGACCATCCTTTCACAGAACCTGACAAGGGCGGGAGTGAAATCATCAGCCTTGCGGCAAATATCCAGAACCCCGCGGATAATTCCCGCATAGCGATTTTCCTGAAAGCTGGTGGCCTGGATATCGTCCAGGAAGCCCAGATGGCCTGATCCCTCCAGGGCAGGGGCTGTCTGGACAACCAGCCAGTTCCCGAATTTTTCAAGGACTGGCCCCCTGTCATCGGGAGGCGCCATCCTGACAGCCTGGAAGAACTGTGTCAGTCTGGCAGACAGCTCTGCCGGGGTTCCGGGTACTTTCCGGAACAGCTTGCCAATACGGACTTCCTGCAGAAGGCCCGGATCATAGTCCGGCAGGTCGAACCCTGTTCCGATGATATCGTAAACTGCCTTGACCAGGGAGGGCAGAACCATCATGACAAAGAGCCCTGTATTTTCAGGACCCGAAGACGGGTCGAGAAGAAAAATATCATCAATCGTTTTATTGATTCCGGAGGCTTCACATTCCAGAATTTTCCGGCATCCCTCGCTGACTGCGAAAGTCTCACTGGCCTTTATGCATTCTTCCGCCTCGTCTGCTGAGATACCCAGAAAGACTTTGGACACGCCCATGGCCACAAGGGCACCCAGAAGTTCTGTCCGGTTGCGCGGAATATCGCTCCATTCTGTTGCCCCCTGGATGATCATTGACAGAAGCTGTGACATGGTTTCCCGGGGATGGAATATGTACTCGACCACCGGATTCTCTCCCTCGCTTTTCGGGAGGAATTTTCTGTAAAAAGCTGCTTTTTGCCGCCCCAGAAATTCCGCTGCTTTGCCCTGGAACGTCAGAAGGAGCCGGTGCTGGATAATGTGAATGAATTCATGGGAAATTGTGACAAGAGCCCTTGTATTTTCCGGATGGAGAATATCATCGACAAGATACATGGATTTGTCGTCAGCAGCGGTAACGAAGCCTTTTATGCACTCCGAAACAGACCTTTCGATCCCCTGTGGTGCTCTGTCCGAGATCACCAGGGGCTGTGAGAACCAGCTGCCGCCCGGGGGCGGGGCAACCTGTTTCTCCAGCGTTCCAAAACGGACTTCGCCCACAGGAGCAATATCCGGATTCCATTTGTTCCTGAAGAACAGGATGAACAGCTGGGCATAAGTGGCACTGCCACTTCTGACCAGCACCCTCAGCGACTGCACGGTCTGTTCGTATCTGTTTTCAGCCATGGTTCGTCCCGGTCTTCCGAAAGGTCTTCAGGACAGATTTTGGCCGGGGAAAGGTTAACGGAGGGTTACCGTCCTCAGGATTTCTGAACTTCCGGTTGCGATCCGCCAGCCGGGCGGGAGACAAGCACCTTGTCGATGCGGCGGCCGTCCATGTCCACAATCTCGAAGGTCAGGCCAAACCAGGAAAAAGTCTCGCCCGTTTCCGGCACATGGCCCAGCTGTGCCATGACAAAGCCGGCCATGGTGTGGAAATCCTGTTCCCCTTCCTGCATGCCTGCAATGCCCAGGACACCCTCGATCTCCTCGACGGAGGCTGATCCCTCCACCAGCCACGAACCGTCATTGCGCCGGACAACAGCGGGTTTTTCCGCCTCTCCCGGCTCGGGCATGCTGCCGGCGATGGTTTCCAGAATATCAGTGACAGTGACGAGGCCTTCCAGACCACCGTACTCGTCCACAACAACAGCCATTTCCTGGTGTGAGTCCCGGAACAGTTCCAGCAGCTTCAGGATCGGGGTGCCTTCGTGGACGATCAGGGGTTTTTCCAGCGCCGCGCGGATATCCAGCGTTTCTCCCCGCAATTTCTGGACCAGAAGGTCCTTGGCATGGACCACGCCCAGCACATTGTCGATGTCATCCTGGCTGACCAGAAAGCGGGAATGGTCCGTGGACACCAGATCCTCGAAGATGTCCTTGCGGGGCTCGTTGATATCCACCCACACAATGTCCGGGCGGGGCGTCATGATGGAGCGGACGGTCCGGTCCGCAAGGCGCAGGACACCCTCAATCATCTCCCGTTCGGCCTGGGCAAAGACGCCCAGCTGGGTGCCTTCCTCGATCATGGCCTTCACCTCGTCTTCCGTGACAGCAGGCGCAGTCCGGCCATAAAGACGCAGCAGGCGCAGCACGGCATCCGACAGCTTGCCCAGAATCCATACAACAGGGGCGGACAGTCGGGAAAGGGCCAGCATCAGGGGCGATACGGCGGAAGCGATAGCTTCAGGATTCAGAAGGGCGATGCGCTTGGGAACCAGTTCCCCCAAGATCAGGGACACCAGGGTGAGGGCCAGAACCACAATGCCCAGGGCTGCGGTGTAGGCATAGGGCGCAATCCAGGAAACCTGCTCCAGGTGCGGTGCCAGTTTTTCAGCAACACTCGCCCCCCCGTAGGCGCCGGCCATGATGCCTGTGAGGGTAATGCCCACC includes:
- a CDS encoding PleD family two-component system response regulator, with protein sequence MSARVLVVDDILLNVKLLSAKLAAEYFEVIPASGGQEALDKIEKEKPDIVLLDVMMPGMDGFEVCRRIRANPFTAHIPVIMVTALSDIADRVKGLEAGADDFLTKPVRDSALFARIRSLVRLKMMMDEWRMRESTSEHFGLAEGGGTYQDDNPREARVMLICDRPVDAGKMQEILQTDQHRVLVYNHTCDAGDSFQYENYDLVICDLAGSGDESLRFCSAVRSDDRTRHTPILLVVNEDETDRITRALEIGINDYLIRPVDRNELLARVRTQVRRRRYQDRLRLNYERSLSLALIDPLTETFNRRYVNVHLPRLMEQAREKQKPLTVMMIDVDHFKKVNDSLGHPVGDRVLQELGRRINSNLRSFDLAARIGGEEFLVVMLDTGLEDATAVAERLRRLVAETPFRIQGAGSEVAVTISIGVTGKEQDDTAESIIKRADDAMYAAKNAGRNRVQVAGP
- a CDS encoding hemolysin family protein translates to MWEILVILVLVALNGFFALSEMALVSSRRPRLRQLAGKKVRGAKTAVQLSQNPSTFLSTVQVGITLTGIMAGAYGGASVAEKLAPHLEQVSWIAPYAYTAALGIVVLALTLVSLILGELVPKRIALLNPEAIASAVSPLMLALSRLSAPVVWILGKLSDAVLRLLRLYGRTAPAVTEDEVKAMIEEGTQLGVFAQAEREMIEGVLRLADRTVRSIMTPRPDIVWVDINEPRKDIFEDLVSTDHSRFLVSQDDIDNVLGVVHAKDLLVQKLRGETLDIRAALEKPLIVHEGTPILKLLELFRDSHQEMAVVVDEYGGLEGLVTVTDILETIAGSMPEPGEAEKPAVVRRNDGSWLVEGSASVEEIEGVLGIAGMQEGEQDFHTMAGFVMAQLGHVPETGETFSWFGLTFEIVDMDGRRIDKVLVSRPAGGSQPEVQKS